In the genome of Candidatus Lernaella stagnicola, one region contains:
- a CDS encoding VOC family protein translates to MNHFHHAHLFAADIEVSLAFYCGVLGGKVVLDVDMAGARNVFVTLGRGRLHFYDQPPHDAGRGAVHHLGIQVDDLEALVEKMKAAGVSFRKPIADFGLWKYIMAPAPDGVLLELFEVDVEQVPDELREYFF, encoded by the coding sequence ATGAACCACTTCCATCACGCGCATTTGTTTGCCGCCGATATCGAGGTGAGCCTCGCCTTCTATTGCGGCGTGCTGGGCGGGAAAGTCGTACTCGATGTGGACATGGCCGGCGCGCGCAACGTGTTCGTGACACTCGGCCGCGGTCGCCTGCACTTCTACGACCAGCCCCCGCACGACGCCGGCCGCGGCGCCGTGCACCACCTCGGCATTCAGGTCGACGACCTCGAGGCGCTCGTGGAGAAAATGAAAGCGGCGGGGGTCTCGTTCCGCAAGCCGATCGCCGACTTCGGTTTGTGGAAGTACATCATGGCCCCGGCCCCCGACGGCGTTTTGCTCGAACTGTTCGAAGTCGACGTCGAACAAGTACCCGACGAGTTGCGCGAATATTTCTTCTAG
- a CDS encoding TrpB-like pyridoxal phosphate-dependent enzyme, whose protein sequence is MRPIKYLLHEDQLPTHYYNIVPDLPEPPAPPLHPGTRQPLNPSDLEPLFPMGLIEQEAEVRREIPIPEAVREAYALYRPSPLFRAARLEEALGTPAHIYFKYEGVSPAGSHKTNTAIAQAYYNAQAGVKRLVTETGAGQWGSALSQAANLFGLEVEVYMVNVSYQQKPYRRSMIQTYGASIYASPSNRTASGRAILAAHADSPGSLGIAISEAVEEALADPQARYSLGSVLNHVLLHQTVIGLEAKLQMEMAGEYPDVVIGCHGGGSNFAGLSFPFLRDKFAGRPVRAVAAEPTSCPTLTEGEFRYDFGDTAMLTPLTKMYTLGHEFVPPSIHAGGLRYHGSAPLVSHLLHLGLIEAVAFEQRDVFASALLFARTQGIIPAPEAAHAIHAAVEEAKQAKEAGEPRVILFNLSGHGNFDMSAYDAYLAGNLE, encoded by the coding sequence ATGCGTCCGATCAAATACTTGCTTCACGAGGATCAACTGCCGACCCATTACTACAACATCGTTCCCGACCTGCCCGAACCGCCGGCGCCGCCCCTGCATCCCGGCACGCGGCAGCCGCTGAATCCGAGTGACCTGGAACCGCTTTTCCCCATGGGCTTGATCGAACAAGAGGCCGAGGTGCGCCGCGAGATACCGATCCCCGAAGCGGTCCGCGAAGCCTATGCGCTCTACCGCCCTTCGCCTCTTTTCCGCGCCGCCCGCTTGGAGGAAGCGCTGGGGACGCCGGCGCACATCTATTTCAAGTACGAAGGCGTGAGCCCCGCCGGCAGTCACAAGACCAATACGGCCATCGCCCAGGCTTACTACAACGCGCAGGCGGGCGTGAAGCGGCTGGTCACCGAGACGGGTGCGGGGCAATGGGGCTCGGCGCTGTCGCAGGCGGCAAATCTCTTCGGCCTGGAGGTCGAGGTGTACATGGTGAACGTCAGCTATCAGCAAAAGCCCTACCGGCGCTCGATGATTCAAACCTACGGCGCGTCGATTTACGCCAGCCCCAGCAATCGCACGGCGTCGGGCCGGGCCATTCTCGCCGCCCACGCCGATTCACCCGGCAGCCTGGGCATCGCGATTTCCGAAGCCGTGGAGGAAGCGCTCGCCGATCCCCAGGCACGCTACTCGCTGGGTTCGGTGCTCAACCACGTGCTGCTTCACCAAACGGTCATCGGGTTGGAGGCGAAACTGCAGATGGAAATGGCCGGAGAGTATCCGGACGTGGTGATCGGCTGCCACGGCGGCGGCTCGAACTTCGCCGGCTTAAGCTTCCCTTTCCTGCGCGACAAGTTCGCCGGGCGGCCGGTGCGCGCCGTGGCCGCGGAGCCGACGTCCTGCCCGACGCTCACCGAAGGCGAGTTTCGTTACGACTTCGGGGACACCGCCATGCTTACGCCGCTGACCAAAATGTACACGCTCGGCCACGAGTTCGTGCCGCCGTCCATTCACGCCGGCGGCCTGCGGTACCACGGCTCGGCACCCTTGGTCTCGCACTTGCTGCACCTGGGATTGATCGAAGCGGTCGCTTTCGAACAGCGGGACGTTTTCGCGTCCGCGCTGCTTTTCGCCCGCACCCAGGGGATCATTCCAGCGCCGGAAGCGGCGCACGCGATTCACGCGGCCGTGGAGGAGGCGAAACAGGCGAAAGAAGCCGGCGAACCGCGGGTCATTCTGTTCAATTTGTCGGGTCATGGAAATTTCGACATGAGCGCTTACGACGCATACCTGGCGGGCAATCTGGAATAG
- a CDS encoding saccharopine dehydrogenase NADP-binding domain-containing protein yields the protein MSDKWLIYGANGYTAGLVIDVATRRGLRPILAGRRAEAILPLAEKHGLEHRIFSLDDPAKTHDALIDVAAVAHLAGPYVHTSQAMVDACLATGTNYLDITGEFVVFESIFRLDEEARQNNVSLIPGVGFDVVSTDCLAKMLADALPDAVELELAFTAFGGKGTSISRGTLKTMIEFMTAGSVVRRDGKLEPVPAAWRTPRIAFPSGGRATVTIPWGDISTAYRSTGIPNIAVYTTAPARAYRVVEFLAPVFKPRFVRRALQHLVQATVVGPDAEARAATHSEVWGRVTNAAGKSVTATYRGPEAYSLTADAVVRAVQHVLAGNAPAGALTPSLAFGKDFLLELDGVSAPEFTPAV from the coding sequence ATGAGCGACAAATGGTTGATTTACGGCGCCAACGGCTACACTGCCGGCTTGGTGATTGACGTGGCGACGCGCCGCGGACTGCGACCGATACTCGCCGGGCGCCGGGCCGAAGCGATCCTTCCCCTGGCCGAAAAACACGGCCTGGAACACCGCATCTTCAGTCTGGACGATCCCGCGAAAACCCACGACGCGCTGATCGACGTGGCCGCCGTCGCGCACCTGGCGGGGCCCTACGTGCACACCTCGCAAGCCATGGTCGACGCCTGCCTGGCGACCGGCACCAACTACCTGGACATCACCGGCGAGTTCGTCGTGTTCGAGTCGATCTTCCGGCTCGACGAAGAAGCCAGGCAAAACAACGTGTCGCTCATCCCCGGCGTCGGCTTCGATGTCGTGTCCACCGATTGCCTGGCCAAGATGCTCGCCGACGCCCTGCCCGACGCGGTCGAACTCGAGCTGGCGTTCACGGCCTTCGGCGGCAAGGGAACGTCGATCAGCCGCGGCACGCTCAAGACGATGATCGAATTCATGACCGCCGGCAGTGTCGTGCGGCGCGACGGCAAGCTCGAACCGGTGCCCGCCGCTTGGCGTACGCCGCGCATCGCGTTTCCCAGCGGCGGCCGCGCCACGGTGACGATCCCGTGGGGCGATATTTCCACCGCTTACCGAAGCACGGGCATTCCGAATATCGCCGTGTACACGACCGCCCCGGCGCGCGCGTATCGCGTCGTCGAATTCTTGGCGCCGGTCTTCAAGCCGCGTTTCGTGCGACGCGCTCTGCAACACCTCGTGCAGGCGACGGTCGTGGGTCCGGACGCCGAAGCCCGCGCCGCCACGCACAGTGAGGTGTGGGGTCGCGTCACCAACGCCGCGGGGAAGTCCGTGACAGCGACCTATCGTGGGCCCGAAGCGTATTCGCTGACGGCCGATGCCGTGGTGCGGGCGGTTCAACACGTGCTGGCCGGTAACGCACCGGCTGGCGCGCTGACGCCGTCGCTGGCGTTCGGCAAGGATTTTCTGCTGGAATTGGATGGCGTGTCGGCACCCGAGTTCACGCCCGCGGTGTAG
- a CDS encoding peptidylprolyl isomerase: MVALILLCACRAKNDLPEGVLARVDQHEISVAEFESAFAQARDRGTVSMPEDEAAQLALRQAFLEFFIDRLLLEREGERRGIDVSRQDIEAEIRAMYAGWELDRFKRAAGDPAWLFQQIHTALLIERIVEQRSGATTPDEEAVAAYFAAHPEEFQLPEQARVRQIVCADRSQATMALTDLLTGGDFAKVAAATSIAPEAKRGGDLGFVTRGELLPDIEEAAFSLPVGEISSLLESPFGVHIIQVLERLPAKTLTLPEARPKIEHVLRRRRATQAWRALRRDLREQATITVDRRRLPGPTKE; this comes from the coding sequence TTGGTCGCCTTGATCCTGCTGTGCGCCTGCCGCGCGAAAAACGATCTGCCCGAGGGCGTGCTGGCGCGGGTCGATCAGCACGAGATTTCGGTGGCCGAGTTCGAGTCGGCTTTCGCGCAGGCGCGGGACCGCGGCACAGTTTCGATGCCGGAGGACGAGGCGGCGCAACTGGCTTTGCGGCAGGCGTTTCTCGAATTCTTCATCGATCGCCTGTTGCTCGAACGAGAAGGCGAGCGCCGGGGAATCGACGTGTCACGGCAAGATATCGAAGCGGAAATCCGCGCGATGTACGCGGGCTGGGAACTCGACCGTTTCAAGCGCGCCGCGGGTGATCCGGCGTGGCTTTTCCAGCAGATTCACACGGCGTTGTTGATCGAACGGATTGTGGAGCAGCGGTCGGGTGCGACGACCCCGGACGAGGAGGCGGTCGCCGCCTACTTCGCCGCGCACCCCGAGGAGTTTCAATTGCCGGAACAAGCGCGCGTGCGGCAAATCGTGTGCGCCGATCGCTCGCAGGCGACCATGGCACTGACCGATCTTTTGACCGGCGGCGATTTCGCTAAGGTGGCGGCGGCAACGTCCATCGCTCCGGAAGCCAAACGGGGCGGCGATTTGGGTTTCGTCACGCGGGGCGAACTTTTGCCGGATATCGAGGAAGCCGCGTTTTCGTTACCGGTCGGCGAAATCAGTTCGCTGCTGGAGTCGCCCTTCGGAGTACACATCATTCAGGTCTTGGAGCGTTTGCCTGCCAAGACCTTGACCTTGCCGGAAGCGCGGCCCAAAATCGAACACGTTCTACGGCGGCGCCGGGCTACCCAAGCGTGGCGGGCGCTGCGGCGCGACCTGCGGGAACAGGCGACCATCACGGTGGACCGGCGTCGATTGCCGGGCCCCACAAAGGAGTGA
- a CDS encoding gamma carbonic anhydrase family protein, with product MGIYRFEDRVPQVDESAFVAESALVIGDVRIGKNVYIGHGAILRGDYGTIIIGDGTAIEEGVIVHARPDDKAVFGKRVTVGHGAMIHNATIHDDVTIGMRATVSDYSVVGEWAIIGEMALVRNSQQIPPQVRAVGVPAQVIGEVTEKHRALWGYGKQLYVEMARRYQVPGAFERIG from the coding sequence ATGGGCATCTATCGATTTGAGGATCGCGTTCCGCAAGTGGACGAGAGCGCTTTTGTCGCCGAATCGGCCTTGGTGATCGGCGACGTGCGCATCGGCAAAAACGTCTACATCGGCCACGGGGCGATTCTGCGCGGCGATTACGGCACGATCATCATCGGCGACGGTACCGCCATCGAGGAAGGCGTGATCGTACACGCCCGGCCCGACGACAAGGCGGTGTTCGGCAAGCGCGTCACCGTGGGGCACGGCGCCATGATCCACAACGCGACGATTCACGACGACGTCACCATCGGCATGCGCGCCACGGTGAGCGATTATTCAGTGGTCGGCGAGTGGGCGATCATCGGCGAAATGGCGCTGGTGCGAAACAGCCAGCAGATTCCCCCGCAGGTCCGCGCCGTCGGCGTGCCCGCGCAGGTGATCGGCGAGGTGACCGAAAAACACCGGGCGCTTTGGGGCTACGGGAAGCAACTCTACGTCGAGATGGCCCGCCGTTATCAAGTGCCCGGCGCGTTCGAGCGCATCGGTTGA
- a CDS encoding SurA N-terminal domain-containing protein: MRRILAFLLIAIALPVVAVAGEPYNRVVAVVDDQIITYFEIETIAGPEIGRIFDAHPEWSTDVRKKKAAELKQAILQQLIERKLIESEVTRLGIEVTDGEIDAYIEKVRKSNDYTDDMLKNMLRQQGLTMQDFRDRIKLEILRERYVSFRMRDKVRVRDEDVRAYYELHRDEFMAEPVVRIAEIRFNIAPDAEQTELENAFATANKVYEKILAGAPFEEMAKQHSQGPTAADGGVLGEFKIDTELKPVYRKAVKPLADGGLSTIYRDKNGFFILKLLGKRETGAVPFESVQDKIGMILRRQQADTEMQRLGAELRKKSYVDIRVNYAEE; this comes from the coding sequence GTGCGCAGAATCCTGGCGTTTTTGCTGATCGCAATCGCCCTGCCCGTCGTGGCGGTGGCTGGCGAACCCTATAACCGCGTCGTCGCGGTGGTGGACGATCAAATCATCACGTATTTCGAAATCGAGACCATCGCCGGGCCGGAGATCGGCCGCATCTTCGATGCGCATCCGGAGTGGTCGACCGACGTGCGCAAGAAGAAAGCCGCCGAGCTCAAGCAGGCGATTTTGCAGCAGCTCATCGAGCGCAAATTGATCGAGAGCGAAGTGACGCGGTTGGGAATTGAAGTTACCGACGGCGAAATCGACGCCTACATCGAAAAGGTTCGGAAATCCAACGACTACACCGACGACATGCTCAAGAACATGCTGCGCCAGCAAGGGCTGACGATGCAGGATTTCCGCGATCGCATCAAATTGGAGATCCTGCGCGAGCGCTACGTGTCCTTCCGCATGCGCGATAAGGTGCGAGTGCGCGACGAAGATGTCCGGGCGTATTACGAACTCCACCGCGACGAATTCATGGCCGAACCCGTGGTGCGGATCGCCGAGATTCGCTTCAACATCGCGCCCGACGCCGAACAAACCGAACTGGAAAACGCCTTCGCCACCGCGAACAAGGTGTACGAGAAAATATTGGCCGGCGCGCCCTTCGAGGAAATGGCCAAGCAGCACAGCCAGGGCCCGACGGCGGCCGACGGCGGCGTGCTTGGTGAATTCAAGATCGACACCGAACTCAAACCGGTGTATCGCAAGGCCGTAAAGCCCCTGGCGGACGGCGGCCTCTCGACGATCTACCGCGACAAGAACGGTTTCTTCATTCTCAAATTGTTGGGCAAGCGCGAAACCGGCGCCGTTCCATTTGAGTCCGTGCAAGACAAAATCGGCATGATCCTGCGCCGGCAGCAGGCCGACACCGAAATGCAGCGGCTCGGCGCGGAATTGCGTAAAAAATCGTACGTCGATATCCGCGTCAATTACGCCGAAGAATAA
- a CDS encoding iron-containing alcohol dehydrogenase: MIPNYYEFHCPVKILSGHQALQNLPYEMGLLGVKKALLITDKGVVGAGLLKKVRAAIEGSQVKIGAVFDETPIDSDHHVVNKVAGIYRDKGCDCIIALGGGSAIDTAKGVNIVISTDTDDLMKFQGMDRIEAQMRPFIVIPTTAGTGSEVTQAAVIKDTDINIKRAFISDKLYPHLALLDPEMTLTMPARITAATGMDALTHSVEAFADLQKNPMSDAFATASVQLVFQYLTTAITKPDDKSARLAMANAALMGGISFSNAMVGIVHSIAHATGAVAHVPHGVANSILLPWGMEYNLAKSAGNYAELLHYMGVKDAPTRKRDRAKAAVQAVRDLQAKLHKLCGLPTTLSDAGVTQEQLPQIAHVAVNDGSLIHNPVEADEKDLLKVLKKAF; encoded by the coding sequence GTGATTCCGAACTACTACGAGTTTCATTGCCCGGTGAAAATCCTCAGCGGGCACCAGGCGTTGCAGAATCTTCCCTACGAAATGGGCCTGCTGGGCGTGAAAAAAGCCCTGCTGATCACCGACAAGGGCGTCGTAGGAGCCGGGCTCCTGAAAAAAGTGCGCGCGGCCATCGAAGGTTCGCAAGTGAAAATCGGGGCCGTGTTCGACGAAACCCCGATCGACTCGGACCACCACGTCGTCAATAAAGTCGCCGGTATTTACCGCGACAAGGGCTGCGACTGCATCATCGCCCTGGGCGGCGGCAGCGCCATCGACACGGCCAAGGGCGTCAACATCGTGATCAGCACCGATACCGACGACCTCATGAAATTCCAGGGCATGGATCGCATTGAAGCCCAAATGCGCCCCTTCATCGTGATTCCCACCACCGCGGGCACCGGCTCGGAAGTGACCCAGGCGGCGGTTATCAAAGATACGGACATCAATATCAAGCGCGCCTTCATTTCCGATAAGCTGTACCCTCACCTGGCGCTGCTCGATCCGGAAATGACCCTCACGATGCCCGCGCGCATCACCGCCGCCACCGGCATGGACGCGCTGACGCATTCGGTTGAAGCCTTTGCCGACTTACAGAAAAACCCCATGTCCGACGCCTTCGCCACGGCCTCGGTCCAACTCGTTTTTCAGTACCTGACCACGGCCATCACCAAACCGGACGACAAAAGCGCTCGCCTCGCCATGGCCAACGCGGCCTTGATGGGCGGCATTTCGTTCTCCAATGCCATGGTCGGCATCGTGCACTCCATCGCCCACGCTACCGGAGCGGTGGCCCACGTTCCGCACGGCGTGGCCAATTCCATTCTTCTGCCGTGGGGCATGGAGTACAACTTGGCCAAGTCGGCGGGAAATTACGCCGAGTTGCTGCACTATATGGGAGTGAAAGACGCTCCGACACGCAAGCGCGACCGCGCCAAAGCCGCCGTGCAAGCCGTGCGCGACTTGCAGGCCAAGTTGCACAAGCTTTGCGGCCTGCCCACGACCCTGAGCGACGCGGGCGTCACCCAAGAGCAGTTGCCGCAAATCGCCCACGTGGCGGTCAACGACGGCTCGCTGATTCACAACCCCGTCGAGGCCGATGAAAAAGACCTGTTGAAGGTTCTGAAAAAAGCATTCTAG
- a CDS encoding YdcF family protein, with product MKNLRLLLLALLALVLAFSFLACATDDDSGDDDDDNDDSIDDDDDDDDDDDDNNDDNDDDDNDDAVFPELDPTRCELDEPPDFAGFEPTYELFSSGQPVQDKNFYLLTVFQAAPEIATALADDPAIAAISTERDGELRAAAAACGPDSNCYADAVLWSTPATEAMADELVRLFTTPSRDDILVDAHLRPSGMFQYYAAETDAQLMASAWLDATQWLNAVFNSYARSLDPAVLDDLVNDLCDEHPDPFSFFEPLLEIGIGAMLELDRDEAGRYEPLIEGENQAAAERIPSIVWEAYRFPVMLVPGQGPEIGDVPFSPIGRWRCDKAVERYLAGLTPLILFSGGHVHPDQTPYSEAVQMKAYVMETYGVPEDAILIDPHARHTTTNLRNLARTILRYGIPADRPALITTDFAQAIYITFMLNDRCLDELGYLPYRIVRRLSPTDSCYLPNPTSLYADASDPLDP from the coding sequence ATGAAAAATCTACGGTTGTTATTGCTTGCCCTACTCGCCCTCGTTTTGGCGTTTTCGTTTCTGGCCTGCGCGACCGACGACGATTCGGGCGATGATGACGACGACAACGATGATTCCATCGACGACGACGACGACGATGACGATGACGATGACGACAACAATGACGATAACGACGACGATGACAACGACGATGCGGTCTTCCCGGAGTTGGACCCGACCCGATGCGAGCTTGACGAACCGCCCGATTTTGCCGGCTTCGAACCCACCTATGAGCTTTTTTCCAGTGGGCAACCGGTACAAGACAAAAACTTCTACCTGCTGACCGTGTTTCAGGCCGCGCCGGAGATCGCCACCGCTCTGGCCGACGACCCCGCCATTGCCGCGATCTCGACCGAACGCGACGGTGAGTTGCGCGCGGCGGCGGCAGCCTGCGGGCCGGACTCCAACTGTTACGCCGATGCCGTGCTTTGGTCGACGCCGGCGACCGAGGCGATGGCCGACGAGCTGGTTCGACTTTTCACGACGCCAAGCAGGGACGACATCCTGGTCGACGCACACCTGCGGCCCTCGGGCATGTTCCAATACTACGCCGCCGAGACCGACGCCCAATTGATGGCCTCGGCGTGGCTGGACGCGACGCAATGGCTGAACGCTGTTTTCAATTCGTATGCCCGCAGTTTGGACCCGGCCGTCTTGGACGACTTGGTCAACGATCTGTGCGACGAGCACCCGGATCCTTTCTCGTTTTTCGAACCGCTGCTGGAAATCGGGATCGGCGCGATGTTGGAACTCGATCGCGACGAGGCGGGTCGCTACGAACCACTTATCGAGGGCGAAAACCAGGCCGCCGCCGAGCGGATACCGTCGATCGTCTGGGAGGCCTATCGCTTCCCGGTGATGCTGGTGCCGGGGCAAGGGCCCGAAATAGGCGACGTGCCGTTTTCACCCATCGGGCGCTGGCGGTGCGACAAGGCGGTCGAACGTTACTTGGCGGGTTTGACGCCCTTGATCCTTTTTTCAGGCGGCCACGTGCATCCCGACCAGACGCCCTATTCCGAAGCCGTGCAGATGAAGGCGTATGTCATGGAGACCTATGGCGTGCCCGAGGATGCGATCCTGATCGACCCCCATGCGCGGCACACGACCACCAATCTGCGCAACCTGGCCCGGACGATTCTTCGCTATGGCATTCCCGCCGATCGACCGGCGTTGATTACCACCGACTTCGCTCAAGCGATTTACATCACGTTCATGTTGAATGACCGCTGCCTGGACGAGTTGGGCTACCTGCCCTACCGCATCGTCCGGCGACTGTCACCAACGGATTCCTGCTACCTGCCGAATCCGACGTCGTTGTACGCCGACGCAAGCGACCCGCTGGACCCCTGA
- a CDS encoding S41 family peptidase, protein MAVLARFLDRIVFPVSVRYKNGPAHDDFTLWIPEPVLPGASPSAQPVVFLINGGCVSAADFFAAAASYVPTFTLLGTTSCGGTGAPRYEVLPDSGISFYYSQMQRKYLATGKQIEGFGVAPDIEVVQDADDLAAGIDTQIQAAIALLRSLQDAR, encoded by the coding sequence ATGGCGGTGCTGGCCCGGTTCCTGGATCGCATCGTGTTCCCGGTGTCGGTGCGGTACAAAAACGGCCCGGCGCACGACGACTTCACGCTCTGGATTCCCGAACCCGTGCTGCCCGGCGCGTCACCCTCGGCGCAACCCGTCGTGTTTCTCATCAACGGCGGTTGCGTCAGTGCGGCGGATTTCTTCGCTGCTGCGGCGTCCTATGTGCCGACCTTCACGCTGCTGGGAACCACCTCGTGCGGCGGCACCGGCGCACCGCGTTACGAAGTGCTGCCGGATTCCGGCATCTCGTTCTACTATTCGCAAATGCAGCGCAAGTACCTCGCCACGGGCAAGCAGATAGAAGGTTTCGGCGTGGCGCCGGATATCGAGGTGGTCCAGGATGCCGACGACCTGGCCGCCGGCATCGACACCCAAATTCAGGCTGCGATTGCCTTACTTCGTTCGCTTCAAGACGCCCGCTAA